A window of the Janthinobacterium agaricidamnosum NBRC 102515 = DSM 9628 genome harbors these coding sequences:
- a CDS encoding ComEA family DNA-binding protein, which yields MFKKLMLAVATLVATMGFAFAQVDVNKADAAALDSVKGIGPVKSKQIIDERTKGGNFKDWADFESRVKGIGAKNSVKLSEAGLQVNGQAKPGADAVKPKAAPATKAAAKDAPAAAPAAEAAAAPDPKSAADTKKDAKAAKKEAKAAAAAAKKDAKAAAAAAATPAADAAKAK from the coding sequence ATGTTTAAGAAACTAATGCTGGCAGTGGCGACCCTGGTCGCCACCATGGGTTTTGCATTCGCGCAGGTGGACGTCAACAAGGCCGATGCGGCCGCACTCGACAGTGTCAAGGGCATCGGCCCCGTCAAGTCGAAACAGATCATCGATGAGCGCACCAAGGGCGGCAACTTCAAGGACTGGGCCGATTTTGAAAGCCGCGTCAAAGGCATAGGCGCCAAGAATTCGGTCAAGCTGTCGGAAGCCGGCTTGCAAGTGAATGGCCAGGCCAAGCCGGGCGCCGACGCCGTCAAGCCTAAAGCCGCTCCTGCCACCAAAGCCGCCGCCAAGGACGCCCCAGCCGCAGCACCAGCCGCCGAAGCCGCTGCCGCACCGGACCCCAAATCGGCTGCCGATACCAAAAAAGACGCGAAAGCCGCCAAGAAAGAAGCCAAGGCCGCCGCGGCCGCCGCCAAGAAAGACGCCAAAGCCGCCGCCGCGGCCGCCGCTACTCCTGCCGCCGATGCCGCCAAGGCAAAATAA
- a CDS encoding SDR family oxidoreductase: MIEAYMSKLKLSKGVALVVGAGESTGSAIAARFASEGYTACLTRRSAEKLQATIDAIRAEGGVAFGYGSDARKEDDVIALIEKIEIEHGPIEVLIFNIGANVACSILEETARKYFKIWEMACFSAFLNAREVAKRMVQRGRGTIIFTGATAGLRGSANFAAFAGAKHALRALAQSMARELGPQNIHVSHVVVDGAIDTEFIESTFPERYALKDQDGILNPKHIADNYWHLHCQPRDAWTHELDLRPYMESW; this comes from the coding sequence ATGATTGAAGCATATATGTCTAAATTAAAATTATCCAAGGGGGTTGCCCTTGTTGTGGGGGCAGGTGAATCAACCGGTAGCGCGATTGCGGCGCGATTCGCCAGCGAGGGCTACACCGCTTGTCTGACACGCCGCTCGGCCGAAAAATTGCAAGCCACCATTGATGCCATTCGGGCAGAGGGCGGTGTAGCCTTTGGCTACGGTAGTGACGCTCGAAAAGAGGACGATGTCATCGCCTTGATCGAAAAAATCGAGATAGAGCATGGTCCGATCGAGGTACTGATCTTCAACATCGGCGCCAATGTCGCTTGCAGTATCTTGGAAGAAACGGCACGTAAATACTTCAAGATTTGGGAGATGGCTTGCTTCAGTGCCTTCCTTAATGCCCGCGAAGTCGCCAAGCGCATGGTTCAGCGTGGACGCGGCACCATTATTTTCACTGGAGCGACGGCAGGTCTGCGTGGGTCTGCGAACTTCGCTGCCTTTGCTGGAGCCAAGCATGCTCTGCGTGCTTTGGCGCAAAGTATGGCCAGGGAACTAGGGCCGCAGAACATTCACGTGTCTCACGTCGTGGTTGATGGCGCGATTGATACCGAGTTTATCGAAAGCACTTTCCCCGAGCGTTATGCCCTGAAGGATCAAGATGGTATCCTCAATCCCAAACACATCGCCGACAATTATTGGCACCTGCATTGCCAACCTCGCGATGCCTGGACCCACGAACTCGATTTGCGTCCCTACATGGAATCTTGGTAA
- a CDS encoding AMP-binding protein has protein sequence MESKRWLEAYPTGIPHHIDIAALATLDRQIERSFRLFTERPAASCLGETVTYGQLDKLSQQLAAYLQQQGISQGDRIALILPTCNAFLVGLCAALRSGLVVVAINPLYTPRELQHQLQDSGATCAIVADMLVEPLRGIVPRTPLKVVLSAPLVGIAKASESLMPSGDAIVPLASAIFQVGSRAPASVAISPASHAFLQYTGGTTGVSKGAVLTHRCFAASLAQMRSWAGAALEAYGASIITPLPLYHIYPLATTVFALTMGACSRLVPNPREPGTVIAEMGRQPFEMMIGVNTLFSGLLNMPGLAEVDFSKTQLVTAAGASVQAAVAQRWTAAGGIPITEVYGLSETAPSTTFNPWGCNGTIGMPVPSTDVRIVDAEEQDVPIGQPGELILKGPQLFEGYWNCVEETVRAFTADGWFRTGDIVVMDKQGSMTMVDRKKDMILVSGFNVYPTEIEGVVSMMEEVLECCCIGTPDARSGEVPHLFVIPRNPGVTTQSIEAYCRANLAAYKVPRHITLLDSLPKSAIGKVLRRKLRSELTKEGE, from the coding sequence ATGGAAAGCAAGCGCTGGCTCGAGGCATATCCAACCGGTATTCCACACCATATCGACATCGCAGCCCTGGCCACTCTGGATCGACAGATTGAACGTTCATTCCGGCTGTTTACGGAAAGACCCGCAGCAAGTTGCCTAGGTGAGACGGTGACCTACGGCCAGCTTGACAAGCTATCGCAGCAATTAGCGGCTTATCTTCAGCAGCAGGGTATTTCTCAAGGAGATCGCATCGCTCTGATTCTTCCTACCTGCAATGCGTTCCTGGTCGGCTTGTGCGCCGCGCTTCGTTCTGGCTTAGTCGTGGTGGCAATTAATCCGCTCTACACGCCACGCGAGCTGCAACACCAGTTGCAGGATTCCGGCGCCACTTGCGCCATTGTCGCCGATATGCTCGTGGAACCTCTGCGCGGCATTGTCCCGCGTACGCCCCTCAAGGTTGTATTGAGCGCACCGCTTGTGGGGATAGCAAAGGCATCAGAATCACTCATGCCGTCCGGCGACGCGATCGTGCCGCTGGCATCCGCCATCTTTCAAGTCGGTTCGCGTGCCCCGGCCTCTGTCGCGATCTCACCGGCCAGCCACGCATTCCTGCAATACACGGGTGGCACCACGGGCGTGTCCAAAGGAGCTGTGTTAACGCATCGTTGCTTTGCCGCGAGTCTGGCTCAGATGCGATCTTGGGCGGGGGCTGCACTGGAGGCGTATGGTGCCTCGATCATCACGCCTTTGCCGCTGTACCATATCTATCCGCTGGCCACCACCGTGTTTGCCCTTACAATGGGAGCATGCAGCCGGCTCGTGCCTAATCCCCGTGAACCCGGCACAGTGATCGCAGAGATGGGGCGGCAGCCTTTTGAAATGATGATCGGCGTCAACACGCTTTTCAGCGGACTGTTGAATATGCCCGGTCTGGCCGAAGTCGACTTCTCGAAAACCCAATTGGTGACCGCGGCAGGTGCCTCCGTGCAAGCGGCCGTTGCTCAACGTTGGACGGCGGCGGGCGGTATACCTATTACAGAGGTCTACGGTCTGTCGGAGACGGCGCCCAGTACGACTTTCAATCCGTGGGGGTGTAATGGCACCATCGGTATGCCGGTTCCATCGACCGACGTGCGCATCGTCGATGCCGAAGAGCAAGACGTGCCAATCGGTCAGCCTGGGGAGCTTATTCTAAAAGGGCCGCAGTTGTTCGAGGGGTACTGGAACTGCGTTGAGGAGACGGTGCGCGCCTTCACTGCGGATGGCTGGTTCAGAACGGGCGATATCGTTGTTATGGACAAGCAGGGCTCCATGACGATGGTCGATCGCAAGAAAGACATGATCCTGGTCTCGGGATTCAACGTATATCCCACAGAGATCGAGGGCGTGGTTTCGATGATGGAGGAGGTGCTTGAATGCTGCTGCATCGGCACACCGGACGCGCGTAGTGGGGAAGTTCCTCATCTCTTCGTTATCCCCCGCAATCCAGGGGTGACGACACAGAGCATCGAGGCGTACTGCCGCGCCAATCTCGCTGCCTATAAGGTGCCTCGACACATCACATTGCTCGACTCGCTGCCTAAATCGGCAATCGGAAAAGTTTTGCGACGCAAGCTGCGGTCCGAGTTGACGAAGGAGGGCGAATGA
- a CDS encoding 2-hydroxychromene-2-carboxylate isomerase — MPKSVEFYFDVGSPAAYLAWTQLPGICRHAGAELIYKPMLLGGVFQATGNTSPATIPAKGQYTHRDYQRFASRYGAPFASNPHFPVNTLFLMRAVAGIQIRQPERLRDFLKAVFSALWGDGLNLNDPLIAVKMLVDAGYDAEQIVMLTNDVEVKAALRANTDEAVARGVFGAPTMFVAGEMYFGQDRLDFVRDALA, encoded by the coding sequence ATGCCAAAATCTGTTGAGTTTTATTTCGATGTGGGAAGCCCCGCAGCCTATTTGGCCTGGACCCAGTTGCCTGGGATTTGCCGGCACGCCGGAGCTGAGTTGATCTACAAGCCGATGTTGTTGGGCGGTGTCTTCCAAGCGACTGGCAACACATCTCCAGCAACGATTCCCGCGAAAGGCCAGTACACGCACCGCGACTATCAGCGGTTTGCCAGCCGCTATGGTGCTCCATTCGCTAGCAACCCGCATTTCCCGGTGAACACGCTGTTCCTTATGCGCGCCGTCGCAGGAATCCAGATACGTCAGCCCGAACGGCTGCGAGACTTCTTGAAAGCCGTTTTCTCCGCTTTATGGGGAGATGGTCTGAATCTGAATGATCCCTTGATTGCGGTCAAGATGCTGGTCGATGCTGGATACGATGCCGAGCAGATTGTTATGCTGACGAACGATGTGGAGGTCAAGGCTGCATTGCGTGCCAACACTGATGAAGCCGTTGCCCGGGGAGTGTTTGGCGCTCCCACCATGTTCGTTGCCGGGGAGATGTATTTCGGTCAAGACCGGCTCGACTTCGTACGCGACGCATTGGCCTAG
- a CDS encoding TetR/AcrR family transcriptional regulator yields the protein MRYSKTHKQETREKLLQSSRVVAKRNGFGTTGVDALMAAVGLTGGAFYSHFDSKEDLFASIIELEMEQSARMLAGDEGSQPDHIAQLLKIYLSTYHATHPGEGCALPALGPEIARSSPEIRTRVERAVKHVHSRWTDRLGGDKDAAWAFVAQCVGSILIARVVESEQTQQEILSSSRRFMLQSSPHLKDAK from the coding sequence ATGCGATATTCAAAAACTCATAAACAGGAAACCCGAGAGAAACTACTGCAGAGTAGCCGCGTCGTCGCCAAACGCAACGGTTTCGGCACGACCGGCGTAGATGCCTTGATGGCTGCGGTCGGATTGACGGGTGGGGCCTTCTACAGCCATTTTGATTCGAAGGAGGACTTATTTGCATCCATCATCGAATTGGAAATGGAGCAAAGCGCCCGGATGCTGGCCGGCGATGAGGGTTCACAGCCCGACCATATCGCGCAACTTCTCAAGATCTATCTAAGCACTTACCACGCAACACATCCGGGAGAGGGCTGTGCGTTGCCAGCACTCGGACCTGAGATTGCGCGCAGCTCTCCTGAGATTCGAACTCGCGTGGAGCGAGCCGTCAAACACGTCCACAGCCGCTGGACAGACCGACTGGGTGGCGACAAAGATGCTGCCTGGGCATTCGTGGCACAGTGCGTTGGTTCGATTTTGATTGCGCGAGTGGTCGAAAGCGAGCAGACACAGCAGGAAATTTTGTCCTCCAGCCGAAGATTTATGCTGCAGAGCAGCCCACATCTGAAAGACGCCAAGTAG
- the rfaE1 gene encoding D-glycero-beta-D-manno-heptose-7-phosphate kinase — MSAAAPRAGAAPVLSAVRLLVVGDIMLDRYWFGDVSRISPEAPVPIVRIEKREERLGGAANVARNAAALGARTGLLGVVGADEAGTQVGQLLADGGIQSYLKRDPAISTIIKLRVIGRQQQMLRIDFEEAPSDTILRDKLAQFNALLPDYDVIIMSDYAKGSLVNVAEMIKAARAAGKIVLVDPKGDDFSRYAGASLLTPNKSEFRRIVGSWNSEEQLTAKAQQLRTALKLDALLLTRSEEGMTLYTAHEVVHTPADAREVFDVSGAGDTVIATMAAMLGAGLDMGDAVRTANRAGGIVVGKLGTATVTREELFA; from the coding sequence ATGAGCGCCGCCGCTCCCCGCGCCGGCGCCGCGCCGGTCTTGAGCGCGGTGCGCTTGCTGGTGGTCGGCGACATCATGCTGGACCGTTACTGGTTCGGCGACGTCAGCCGCATTTCGCCGGAAGCGCCGGTGCCGATCGTGCGTATCGAAAAACGCGAAGAGCGGCTCGGCGGCGCCGCCAACGTGGCGCGCAACGCGGCCGCGCTGGGCGCGCGCACCGGCTTGCTGGGCGTGGTCGGCGCCGACGAGGCCGGCACGCAAGTGGGCCAATTGCTGGCCGATGGCGGCATCCAGAGTTATCTGAAGCGCGACCCGGCGATCTCCACCATCATCAAATTGCGCGTCATCGGCCGCCAGCAGCAAATGCTGCGCATCGATTTCGAGGAAGCGCCTTCGGACACCATCTTGCGCGACAAGCTGGCCCAGTTCAACGCCTTGCTGCCGGACTATGATGTGATCATCATGTCGGACTACGCCAAGGGCAGCCTGGTCAACGTGGCCGAGATGATCAAGGCGGCGCGGGCGGCCGGCAAGATCGTGCTGGTCGATCCGAAGGGCGACGATTTTTCGCGCTACGCCGGCGCGTCGCTGCTGACGCCGAACAAATCGGAATTCCGCCGCATCGTCGGCAGCTGGAACAGCGAAGAGCAATTGACGGCCAAGGCCCAGCAATTGCGCACCGCATTGAAACTGGATGCGTTGCTGCTGACCCGCTCGGAAGAGGGCATGACCTTGTACACCGCGCACGAGGTGGTGCACACGCCGGCCGATGCGCGCGAAGTGTTCGATGTGTCGGGCGCCGGCGACACGGTGATCGCGACGATGGCGGCGATGCTGGGCGCGGGCCTGGACATGGGCGACGCGGTGCGCACCGCCAACCGGGCCGGCGGCATCGTGGTCGGCAAGCTGGGCACCGCCACCGTCACGCGCGAGGAATTGTTCGCCTGA
- a CDS encoding UDP-glucose dehydrogenase family protein, with the protein MKITIIGTGYVGLVTGACLAELGNDVFCLDLDEKKVALLNSGGIPIHEPGLEEIVARNRAAGRLQFSTDIEASVAHGKLQFIAVGTPPDEDGSADLQYVVAAARNIGKYMSEFKVIVDKSTVPVGTAEKVQAAVQAELDARSVYATFSVASNPEFLKEGAAVEDFMRPDRIVIGCDANAEGERARELLKTLYAPFNRNHERTYWMDVRSAEFTKYAANAMLATRISFMNELANLADKVGVDIEAVRHGIGSDPRIGHSFLYAGCGYGGSCFPKDVQALERTARGYGQELLILRAVEAVNDQQKMVLGGKIAKRYGDDLAGRHFAVWGLAFKPNTDDMREASARVLLAQLLRRGATVAVYDPVAMAEAKRVLALDLPAVDFAKVRFADSPMDALSGADALAIVTEWKAFRSPDFEQIKTRLKDAVIFDGRNLFEPAIMAEAGIEYHGIGRSILTRA; encoded by the coding sequence ATGAAAATCACAATTATTGGTACCGGCTATGTCGGCCTGGTGACCGGCGCATGCCTGGCGGAGCTGGGCAACGACGTGTTTTGTCTCGACCTCGATGAAAAGAAAGTCGCCCTGCTCAACAGCGGCGGCATTCCGATCCACGAGCCGGGCCTGGAAGAAATCGTCGCGCGCAACCGCGCCGCCGGGCGCTTGCAGTTTTCGACCGATATCGAAGCGTCGGTGGCGCACGGCAAGCTGCAATTCATCGCGGTCGGCACGCCGCCCGATGAAGACGGTTCGGCCGACTTGCAATACGTGGTCGCCGCGGCCCGCAACATCGGCAAGTACATGAGCGAATTCAAGGTCATCGTCGACAAGTCGACGGTGCCGGTCGGCACGGCGGAAAAAGTGCAGGCGGCGGTGCAGGCCGAACTCGACGCGCGCAGCGTGTATGCGACCTTCTCGGTCGCCTCGAACCCGGAATTCCTGAAGGAAGGCGCGGCGGTCGAAGACTTCATGCGGCCGGACCGCATCGTCATCGGCTGCGACGCGAATGCCGAAGGCGAACGCGCGCGCGAATTGCTGAAGACCTTGTACGCGCCATTCAACCGCAACCACGAACGCACCTACTGGATGGATGTGCGCTCGGCCGAATTCACCAAATATGCCGCCAACGCGATGCTGGCCACCCGCATCTCGTTCATGAACGAACTGGCCAACCTGGCCGACAAGGTCGGCGTCGATATCGAGGCGGTACGCCACGGCATCGGTTCCGACCCGCGCATCGGCCACAGCTTCCTGTACGCCGGCTGCGGCTACGGCGGTTCCTGCTTCCCGAAAGACGTGCAGGCGCTGGAACGCACCGCGCGCGGCTATGGCCAGGAATTGCTGATCCTGCGCGCCGTCGAGGCGGTCAACGACCAGCAAAAAATGGTCCTGGGCGGCAAGATCGCCAAGCGTTACGGCGACGATCTGGCGGGCCGCCACTTTGCCGTGTGGGGCCTGGCGTTCAAGCCGAATACCGACGATATGCGCGAAGCGTCGGCGCGCGTGCTGCTGGCGCAACTGCTGCGGCGCGGCGCCACGGTGGCGGTCTACGATCCGGTCGCGATGGCCGAAGCGAAACGGGTGCTGGCGCTCGATTTGCCGGCTGTCGATTTCGCCAAGGTGCGTTTCGCCGACAGCCCGATGGACGCCTTGAGCGGCGCCGACGCGCTGGCCATCGTCACCGAATGGAAAGCGTTCCGCAGTCCGGACTTCGAACAAATCAAGACGCGCCTGAAAGACGCCGTGATCTTCGACGGCCGCAACCTGTTCGAGCCGGCCATCATGGCCGAAGCGGGCATTGAATACCACGGGATCGGCCGTTCGATCCTGACCCGCGCATGA
- the lapB gene encoding lipopolysaccharide assembly protein LapB — MEFELWWLLGIPMFFALGWIAARVDIHQLVSESRSLPRGYFKGLNFLLNEQHDKAIDAFIEIVKLDPETADMHFALGNLFRRRGETERAIRVHQNLLARPDLPQEQQAHAEYELGMDYLKAGLLDRAEETFNHLVGTQYAVQARRALLEIFQREKEWPRAIEAAIGLQESGAGARQKEIAQFYCELAHDSLVHMHPDDALTLLEKALQTDRKNVRAIMLTGDALLAKGDVEAALMAWRRVEQQSVPHVALVAQRLMDGYTKVGRPQEGVNLLRSYLEEASSIDLIEVVFKAVIELDGVEAAKQLVSAELRRTPTLLGLDKLLEARLMDAPAAIWSELSMVKNLVHGYTQKLARYQCSHCGFKARQFYWQCPGCNRWETYPPRRTEELNVMN; from the coding sequence ATGGAATTTGAACTCTGGTGGCTCTTGGGTATCCCGATGTTTTTCGCGCTCGGCTGGATTGCCGCGCGGGTCGACATCCATCAATTGGTTTCCGAGTCGCGCAGCTTGCCGCGCGGCTATTTCAAGGGACTGAATTTCCTCCTCAACGAGCAGCACGACAAGGCCATCGACGCCTTCATTGAAATCGTCAAGCTCGATCCGGAAACGGCCGACATGCATTTCGCGCTCGGCAACCTGTTCCGCCGCCGCGGCGAGACGGAGCGGGCGATCCGGGTGCACCAGAACTTGCTGGCGCGTCCGGACTTGCCGCAAGAGCAGCAAGCCCACGCCGAATACGAGCTGGGCATGGATTATCTGAAAGCCGGCTTGCTGGACCGCGCCGAAGAAACTTTCAATCACCTGGTCGGCACCCAATACGCGGTGCAGGCGCGGCGCGCGCTGCTGGAAATCTTCCAGCGCGAAAAAGAATGGCCGCGCGCCATCGAAGCGGCGATCGGCTTGCAGGAATCCGGCGCCGGCGCGCGCCAAAAGGAAATCGCCCAGTTCTATTGCGAACTGGCGCATGACTCGCTGGTGCACATGCATCCGGACGACGCGTTGACGCTGCTGGAAAAAGCGCTGCAAACCGACCGCAAGAATGTCCGCGCCATCATGCTGACCGGCGATGCGCTACTGGCCAAGGGCGACGTCGAAGCGGCGCTGATGGCATGGCGCCGGGTCGAGCAGCAAAGCGTGCCGCACGTGGCGCTGGTGGCGCAGCGCCTGATGGATGGCTACACCAAGGTCGGCCGTCCGCAGGAAGGCGTCAACCTGCTCCGTTCCTACCTGGAAGAAGCGTCGTCGATCGACTTGATCGAAGTGGTGTTCAAGGCCGTCATCGAACTCGATGGCGTGGAAGCGGCCAAGCAATTGGTCAGCGCCGAATTGCGCCGCACGCCGACCTTGCTGGGCCTGGATAAATTGCTGGAGGCGCGCTTGATGGATGCGCCGGCCGCGATCTGGTCGGAACTGTCGATGGTGAAAAACCTGGTGCACGGCTATACCCAGAAGCTGGCGCGCTACCAGTGCAGCCATTGCGGCTTCAAGGCGCGCCAATTCTATTGGCAATGCCCGGGATGCAACCGCTGGGAAACCTACCCGCCGCGACGCACAGAAGAACTCAACGTAATGAATTGA
- a CDS encoding LapA family protein, with the protein MKIVSTIVGFVLFVLFFGFALKNAQEVDLHFFLNYELRGPLVLMLLGFFVAGASLGVLALTPTVFRHRREANKQKTTIQALQTATGQPAGQPQPDGVNTQ; encoded by the coding sequence ATGAAAATAGTCTCCACCATTGTTGGATTTGTCCTGTTTGTGCTGTTCTTTGGTTTCGCGCTGAAGAATGCGCAGGAAGTCGACCTGCACTTTTTCCTCAACTATGAATTGCGCGGCCCGCTGGTCTTGATGCTGCTCGGCTTTTTTGTCGCCGGCGCCAGCCTGGGCGTATTGGCGTTGACGCCGACCGTGTTCCGCCACCGGCGCGAAGCGAACAAGCAAAAGACCACGATCCAGGCGCTGCAAACCGCCACCGGCCAGCCGGCCGGACAGCCGCAGCCGGATGGCGTGAATACCCAGTAA
- a CDS encoding integration host factor subunit beta → MTKSELITRLAERYSQLVAKDAEYAVKTILDAMTGALATGQRIEIRGFGSFALNSRPPRIGRNPKSGDKVMVPEKRVPHFKPGKQLRERVDAMVGQPIIED, encoded by the coding sequence ATGACCAAGTCCGAATTGATCACCCGCCTGGCTGAGCGTTATTCTCAGCTGGTGGCCAAGGATGCGGAGTATGCCGTCAAGACCATACTCGATGCGATGACCGGCGCCCTGGCGACCGGACAGCGCATCGAGATCCGCGGTTTTGGCAGCTTTGCCCTGAATAGCCGGCCACCGCGCATCGGACGCAATCCGAAGTCCGGCGATAAAGTGATGGTGCCTGAAAAACGGGTGCCGCACTTCAAGCCGGGTAAACAATTGCGCGAACGGGTGGACGCGATGGTCGGGCAACCGATCATCGAGGATTAA